The following proteins are co-located in the Microplitis demolitor isolate Queensland-Clemson2020A chromosome 5, iyMicDemo2.1a, whole genome shotgun sequence genome:
- the LOC103571958 gene encoding peptidyl-tRNA hydrolase 2, mitochondrial, with protein sequence MNLFDEFLNAVNDVKLGFIVAMILGYSFYRFGKKSIPDATEKPDEVIMESFNNSDGDYKMVLVVRNDLKMGKGKVAAQCAHAAVSNYKAARKYPKILAGWEDCGQKKIALKVDNVEQLEQIAKNARAAGLIARIIQDAGHTQVEPGSKTVCGVGPGPANLIDKVTGHLKLF encoded by the exons ATGAATttgtttgatgaatttttaaatgcgGTCAATGATGTTAAGCTTGGATTCATCGTGGCGATGATTTTGGGCTACAGTTTTTATCGGTTtggtaaaaaaagtattcctGATGCAACTGAAAAACCTGATGAAGTA attatGGAGTCATTCAATAACAGTGATGGCGATTATAAAATGGTTTTGGTTgtaagaaatgatttaaaaatgggTAAAGGTAAAGTTGCTGCTCAGTGTGCACATGCTGCTGTTAGTAATTATAAAGCTGCTAGAAAGTATCCGAAAATTTTAGCTGGATGGGAAGATTGTGGCCAGAAGAAAATAGCtctaaaa gttGACAATGTTGAACAATTAGAACAAATCGCTAAGAATGCTAGAGCTGCAGGGCTGATAGCTAGAATTATCCAAGATGCTGGTCACACACAAGTTGAACCTGGTTCCAAAACAGTTTGCGGTGTTGGTCCTGGACCTgctaatttaattgataaagtAACGGgtcatttgaaattattttaa